CAGGAACACCGTCGCGATTGAGGTTTCGATGCGCATGCCCCGCGTCAGTGCAGCGGTCGGGCCATGCGGCAACCAGCCGAGATCACGGCGACGTGAGGGTCTCGGCGTCCGGTCCTCGACACCCTCGATGCCCGACGGCTGACGGCCTTGCGCTGGAACCGACGGCGGCATGCGACCACATGCGCGTACCCGGCCGTGATCCGGGTGCCCCGCGATCGGCGCGCCGCGATCGGCGCCGGCGAGTTCGGGTCAGCGCTGCGCGCCGGCGCTCACGGCGCGCCGCAGGTCAGCCACTGGCCGAGCTGCGTGCGGGCCTCGTTGGTCATCGAGCCGTCCTGGGGCATCGACGACCGGAACACCGCGACGTCGATGATCTTGTTGGCGTTGGCCTGGACCCGGGCCTGGGTGTCGAGGGCCGGGCGCTCCCGGGTGGTGTGGCACTGCAGGCACTCGGCGTCGATCACCGCCGCGCCGAAGTTGGCGTAGGTCAGCGTCTGGGTCGGCGGGCACGCGATGTCGGCGTCGGTGATGCCGGTCGAGTCGTCGCACGCGCCGAGCGCGAGCGCGCCGAGGATCAGAGCCGAAACGAGCGGGTACTGCATGACGATCATTGCTCCGGGAGGTGGGGCGCGCGACGACCGGTCGCGCGCATGTCCCGTTGGTGGCCGCCGCCCGCGCCGACCTTCACGGCTGTGAGGTCCGCGTCAGGAGAAACTCGCCGCTGCGCGATCGAGCGCACACCCGCGGCGCCGCGCGCCCGGCCGAGGCAACCCCAGGCACGTGCGACGCGTCCTCGCGCTCGGCGCGAATCCGCCGCACCGACGCCGGCGACGCGTCCGCGCGCTCGGCGCGGATCCGCGGCAGCGACGCCGGCGACGCGTCCTCGTGCTCGCGCGGATCCGCGGCAGCGACGCCGGCGACGCGTCCTCGCGCTCGGCGCGGATCCGCGGCAGCGACGCCGGCGACGCGTCCTCGCGCTCGGCGCGGATCCGCGGCAGCGACGCCGGCTACGCGTCCTCGCGCTCGGCGCGGATCCGCGGCAGCAGCGTCACGAAGTTGCACGGTCGGTGGCGGGCGTCGAGCTGCGGGATCAAGATCTGCTCCATGCCCAGGCGCACGCCGCCGGTCGAGCCGGGCAACAGGAACACGAACGTGTCCCCGCACAGCGCGGCCTCGGCCCGGCTCTGGATGGTCGACGTGCCGATCTCGGCGAACGACAGCCACCGGAACAGCTCGCCGAAGCCGGGGATGACCTTGGTCACCAGCGGCGCCATCGCCTCGGGCGTCACGTCCCGGGGCGTGACGCCGGTGCCGCCGGTCGCGATCACGACGTCGACCCCCGGGTCGTCGATCCACGCCTGGAGCTGGCCGCCGATCGCCGCGCGGTTGTCCTTGACGATCACCCGCGCGGCCACGCGGTGCCCGGCCGCGGTCAGGAGCTCGGCGATCAGCCCGCCGCTGCCGTCGTTGGCCTCGGTCCGGGTGTCGGACACGGTCAGCACGCCGACGTTGACGGGGATGAACGGGCGCGAGGTGTCGATCGGCATGGCCGACACTGTACGCCCAACCCGCGGTCACGCCGCCGCGCGACTGCGGGCGAACCCCGCGCGGCGCCCACGCGCCGACGTGACCGCGATGATAATCTCCGCGACGATGAAGCTCCTCACGTCGCTCGCCCTGACCGTCAGCCTCGTCGCCGCCGCCTGTGGCGGCAAGGCCAAGCCCGCCGCCGATCCCACGCCGGCCGAACCCGCCACGCCGGCCGAGCCCGCCGCGCCCGCGATCGGGCCCGACGAGTGCTGCTGCCCCTTCGCCTCGGCCGAGGGCATGAACTTCAACGTCTCGCCCCGCGAGGCGTGCGAGTCGGCCGGCAGCGAGTGCGTCGACGCGTCGAGCTGCGAGTAGCCGGCGCGCGAAAATCGACCGGGCGCGGTGACCCGATCGGCCGGGCCCTGACCTCCATCGACGCATGACCCGTCGCTCGGCCGCCGCCCTGTTGTTCGCCGCGCTCCTCGCGAGCTGCGCTGATGATCCCACCACCGGCGACGCTCCCGACGCCGGCAGCGCCGACGACGACGCCGGCGGCCCCGACGGCGGCGGCCCGCCGCCGAGCGGCCTGGTGTTCAGCCCCTACAAGGACACCAGCATCCACCTCAACTGGAACACCAACGTCGCGTCGACCGAGGTGTCGGGCGCGCCGACGCCGCTGGTCGACGATCTGATCGCGCACGGCGGCCGGGCCGTGACCCTGGCCTTCGCCACCGGCGCCTGCGGCAGCGAGAGCTGGGGCGGCGTCCCCGGCGCCGCGATGGCCGCCGCCAACGTGCCCCGGTTGACCGCCGCCGGCATCGACTACGTGCTCGCGACCGGCGGCGCCGCGGGCGCGTTCACGTGCACCAGCGACGCCGACTTCGCGACGTTCATCGATCGCTGGGCGTCGCCGAACCTGCGCGGCGTCGATCTCGACATCGAGGCCGGGCAGTCCCAGGCGACGATCACCGAGCTGGCGCGCCGGATCGCTGGGGCCCACGCGCGCTACCCGACGCTGCGCTTCAGCCTGACGCTGGCCACCCTGGCCGCCAACGACGGCGCCGCCACCGCCCACAGCCTCGGCGCCGCGGCGCCCGACAGCTTCAACGTGCTGGGCGTGTGGACCATGGCCGCGGTGCGGGCCGAGCTGGGCTGGGACGGCACCGAGGCCACGTGGCCGAGCTACGTGACGATCAACCTCATGACCATGGACTACGGCGGGCCCAGCCCGGGCGTGTGCGTCGTCGCCGCCGGGCAGTGCGACATGGGCGCGTCGGCGCTGCAGGCCGCGTACAACCTGCACGATCACTGGCAGGTGCCGTGGTCGGCGACCGAGCTGACGCCGATGATCGGCGGCAACGACGTCCAGGGCGAGGTGTTCACGCTGGCCGACGCCGACGTCGTGACCGCGTTCGCGCGCAGCCAGGGCCTGGCCGGGGTGCACTACTGGTCGTACGACCGCGACGTCGACTGCCCGCCCGGCGCGGCGTCGCCGATCTGCAACTCGATGGGCGGCGCCGGCGCGCTCGGCTTCCACGCCCGGTTCGCCGCCGGGCTGCGCTGACGCGGCCCGACGCTCGACGCCGCGGCGCTCACTCGCCGAGCCAGCCACACACCGAGTCGGTCGTCGCGAGGCCGCTGAGGTCGGCGCTGGCCGAGCCGCACACGTGCGCGCCCTGGCACCATGGGCCGCCGGTCGCGCACGCGACCTCGCACCGGCCCGCGTCGGTCGGCGTCGCGGCGACGCAGCGCAGGCCCGGCTCGCAGTCGGCGTCACACCCGCACGGGTGGCGGCTGCCCTGCCCCAGCACGAACGTCGGCGCGCACGTCCCGGCCTGGCACGCGAAGCCCAGCGGGCACGCGACGGTCGCGCTGCACTCGGGCGCGAGGTCGCTGCAGGTGTCCCACAGCCCGTCGGGGATCGACGCGCAGGTGGCGCCGCCGCCGCAGTCGCGATCGACCTCGCACGGCCGCGCGCACGCGGTGAAGCCGCCGCCCAGCCCGACGCCGCCGAGGCAGCGCTCGCCCGCGGCCTCGTC
This is a stretch of genomic DNA from Myxococcales bacterium. It encodes these proteins:
- the moaB gene encoding molybdenum cofactor biosynthesis protein B produces the protein MPIDTSRPFIPVNVGVLTVSDTRTEANDGSGGLIAELLTAAGHRVAARVIVKDNRAAIGGQLQAWIDDPGVDVVIATGGTGVTPRDVTPEAMAPLVTKVIPGFGELFRWLSFAEIGTSTIQSRAEAALCGDTFVFLLPGSTGGVRLGMEQILIPQLDARHRPCNFVTLLPRIRAEREDA
- a CDS encoding glycosyl hydrolase, whose product is MVFSPYKDTSIHLNWNTNVASTEVSGAPTPLVDDLIAHGGRAVTLAFATGACGSESWGGVPGAAMAAANVPRLTAAGIDYVLATGGAAGAFTCTSDADFATFIDRWASPNLRGVDLDIEAGQSQATITELARRIAGAHARYPTLRFSLTLATLAANDGAATAHSLGAAAPDSFNVLGVWTMAAVRAELGWDGTEATWPSYVTINLMTMDYGGPSPGVCVVAAGQCDMGASALQAAYNLHDHWQVPWSATELTPMIGGNDVQGEVFTLADADVVTAFARSQGLAGVHYWSYDRDVDCPPGAASPICNSMGGAGALGFHARFAAGLR